In Bicyclus anynana chromosome 13, ilBicAnyn1.1, whole genome shotgun sequence, a genomic segment contains:
- the LOC112044498 gene encoding basic juvenile hormone-suppressible protein 1-like: MKFLVFAACLAVATATVIKDVHIHIGKDLLVNLDIKSKEVLCMKLLNFILQPTVYDDIRDVARDFDLEVNMDKYLKVDVVKKFIDFYKMGFLPRGEVFVHNNEKHMDEAIVVFRMLYFAKDFDTFIRTACFLRERINGGMFVYAFTTAVFHREDCRGVILPAPYEIYPYFFVDSHIINKAFMLKMTKAATDPVIFDYFGIKVTDKNVVVIDWRKTLRHTLSEHDRLNYFTEDIDMNTFFYYLHMNYPYWMTDDVYGLNKERRGEVMMYGYQQLLARYRLERLSHNMCDIKMITWDKTMSTGYWPKIRLHTGDEMPVRRNNVYLVNKYNMKYKMYVDDVERYIRDGITNGRITRRDGTVINLRKAEDFEHLARMLLGGLGIMNDDAKVIHVVHLFRKLVSYSNYNFDKYTYIPTALDMYSTCLRDPLFWRIMKRITENAVLFKKYLPKYTKDELDFPGVKVERIFTDKLVTFMDDYDLDITNALYLDSTEMQKKKSDYTYVARMRRLNNHPFKVTIEVMSDKAVDAVVRVFYGPKYDCMGRLLNFNDKRLDMVEIDSFIYKLDTGKNTIVRKSIEMHDVIGDRPWTRRILDNTIENTGSVDRVVNSYWYKTRLGLPHRMLLPLGHYNGLPMQFFVIVTPVRTGLLLPTVDINIMKDRHTCRWSSCYDTMALGFPFDREIDHTKFFTNNMKWVDVLVYRKDLATSNTVKDVDMSDMVMKRDDMTYLDTDMMVRWSYKDVMMMSTDKMLRL, translated from the exons TGAACTTGGACATCAAGAGCAAGGAGGTTCTGTGCATGAAGCTGCTGAACTTCATCCTGCAGCCGACCGTGTACGACGACATCCGGGATGTGGCGCGCGACTTTGACCTGGAAGTGAACATGGACAAGTACCTG AAAGTCGACGTGGTGAAGAAGTTCATCGACTTCTACAAGATGGGCTTCCTGCCGCGCGGCGAGGTGTTCGTGCACAACAACGAGAAGCACATGGACGAAGCCATCGTCGTGTTCCGCATGCTGTACTTCGCCAAGGACTTCGACACCTTCATCCGCACCGCCTGCTTCCTGCGCGAGCGCATCAACGGCGGCATGTTCGTGTACGCCTTCACCACCGCCGTGTTCCACCGCGAGGACTGCCGCGGCGTCATCCTGCCGGCTCCTTACGAGATCTACCCCTACTTCTTTGTCGACAGCCACATCATCAACAAGGCGTTCATGCTCAAGATGACCAAGGCCGCCACCGACCCCGTCATCTTCGACTACTTCGGCATCAAGGTGACCGACAAGAACGTCGTCGTCATCGACTGGCGCAAGACATTGCGTCACACCCTGAGCGAGCACGACCGTCTCAACTACTTCACCGAAGACATCGACATGAACACCTTCTTCTACTACCTGCACATGAACTACCCCTACTGGATGACCGACGACGTCTACGGCTTGAACAAGGAGCGTCGCGGAGAGGTCATGATGTACGGCTACCAACAGCTGCTCGCGCGCTACCGTCTCGAGCGCCTGTCTCACAACATGTGCGACATCAAGATGATCACGTGGGACAAGACCATGTCGACCGGCTACTGGCCCAAGATCCGCCTGCACACCGGCGACGAGATGCCCGTCCGCCGCAACAACGTGTACCTGGTCAACAAGTACAACATGAAGTACAAGATGTACGTCGACGACGTCGAGAGGTACATCCGCGATGGAATCACCAATGGACGCATTACACGC CGCGATGGAACCGTCATCAATCTGAGGAAGGCTGAGGACTTCGAGCACCTCGCGAGGATGCTGCTCGGTGGATTGGGCATCATGAACGACGATGCCAAGGTTATCCACGTTGTCCACTTGTTCAGGAAATTGGTGTCTTACTCGAACTACAACTTTGACAA GTACACATATATTCCAACTGCATTGGATATGTACTCGACATGCCTGCGCGACCCGCTCTTCTGGAGAATCATGAAACGCATCACTGAGAACGCTGTTCTGTTCAAGAAGTACCTGCCTAAATACACCAAAGACGAACTCGACTTCCCCGGAGTCAAGGTCGAACGCATCTTCACAGACAAACTGGTCACCTTCATGGACGACTACGACTTAGACATCACCAACGCCTTGTATCTCGACAGCACTGAAATGCAAAAGAAGAAATCCGACTACACATACGTCGCCAGAATGCGCCGTCTGAACAACCATCCGTTCAAAGTGACCATTGAAGTGATGTCTGACAAGGCGGTGGACGCCGTCGTCAGAGTGTTCTACGGACCCAAGTACGACTGCATGGGACGCCTGCTCAACTTCAACGACAAGAGATTGGACATGGTAGAAATCGACAGCTTCATCTACAAGCTCGACACCGGCAAGAACACCATCGTCCGCAAATCCATCGAAATGCACGACGTGATCGGCGACAGGCCATGGACCCGTCGCATCCTGGACAACACCATCGAAAACACCGGCAGCGTGGACCGCGTCGTCAACAGCTACTGGTACAAGACGCGCCTGGGACTCCCGCACAGGATGCTCCTGCCTCTGGGACATTACAACGGCCTTCCCATGCAGTTCTTCGTGATCGTCACCCCCGTGCGCACTGGCCTCCTGTTGCCTACGGTCGACATCAACATCATGAAGGACCGCCACACCTGCCGCTGGTCCAGCTGCTACGACACGATGGCGCTCGGCTTCCCATTCGACCGTGAGATCGATCACACCAAGTTCTTCACCAACAACATGAAGTGGGTCGACGTGCTCGTGTACAGGAAGGATCTGGCGACGTCCAACACCGTGAAGGACGTGGACATGTCCGACATGGTGATGAAGCGCGACGACATGACCTACCTGGACACCGACATGATGGTGCGATGGTCCTACAAAgacgtgatgatgatgagcacCGACAAGATGCTGCGACTTTAA